A genome region from Dolichospermum compactum NIES-806 includes the following:
- a CDS encoding DUF3120 domain-containing protein — MINHTFSAYTATNPTVDINHSLKNSHLPNFLSSRQNWLIFLASVFLVSIPVFVEAPLVRSFPILSVLMTGFWVWLSIKLMSRPQTYLWGDLLFGFSWTWLTGAIYWGWLRYEPIWHIPIEALGLPFAVWCLAKNWGKVGNWFYLGSLLGTVLTDIYFYLVDLMPYWRQIMITDPSGASQILQNALAQVQTPWGEGWAVILALMLTTVGTGSLLNKQCHWYAFGGAVLSTILVDSLFLLAAVLA; from the coding sequence TTGATTAATCATACATTTTCTGCCTATACAGCTACTAACCCGACTGTAGATATCAATCACAGCCTGAAAAATTCTCATTTACCAAATTTCCTATCTTCCCGACAAAATTGGTTAATATTTTTAGCATCAGTATTTTTAGTATCAATACCAGTGTTCGTAGAAGCCCCATTGGTGCGATCCTTTCCTATTCTGAGCGTATTAATGACAGGCTTTTGGGTGTGGCTCAGTATTAAATTAATGTCACGTCCCCAAACCTATTTATGGGGAGATTTACTTTTTGGCTTTAGCTGGACTTGGTTAACAGGAGCGATTTATTGGGGTTGGTTAAGATATGAACCAATCTGGCATATACCGATAGAAGCACTAGGATTACCTTTTGCTGTGTGGTGTTTAGCGAAAAATTGGGGCAAGGTCGGCAATTGGTTTTACCTTGGTTCTTTACTAGGAACGGTTTTAACCGATATTTATTTTTATTTGGTGGATTTGATGCCTTATTGGCGACAAATTATGATCACAGATCCATCTGGTGCTTCACAAATCTTACAGAATGCCCTGGCGCAAGTCCAAACACCTTGGGGAGAAGGCTGGGCAGTCATTCTTGCCCTGATGCTGACGACAGTGGGAACAGGATCTTTACTTAATAAACAATGCCATTGGTATGCCTTTGGAGGCGCAGTTTTGAGTACAATTCTAGTAGACAGTCTCTTCTTATTAGCAGCAGTTCTGGCGTGA